In the genome of Gadus morhua chromosome 14, gadMor3.0, whole genome shotgun sequence, one region contains:
- the larp6a gene encoding la-related protein 6a, producing the protein MQALVNAFLRCLSLLLPPPWLGVSLCFWAANGREETQWPNPRARLKSRKPLTYEEVQRGASIPPITTLPPARVSPAASSPSAPHGSPRGHIGGLWQAVERVLGAPFAFHHRWGRTRRDFCAPLPVAAFDPSESKSFQGSAVITETPTGTADGYFTFSGTMSVATEFPHQYPTPTDRVSDAVVVDRGGIDEVITVDKQHLQEMGTVTITVAIQAADDEEPEEVTSNHLEFLGGSCSEDDLGRHDKSSGAGTSGGELEEDSWQPPDQELIQKLVAQIEHYLSDDNLEHDAFLLKHIRRNKMGFVSVKLLTSFKKVKHLTRDWRTTAYALRHSTALELNDEGRKVRRHSVVPVFASESLPSRMLLLSDLQSWPELAALKGDGGGGGVGGAPVQQEQLMKLLLKAFGAYGAIASVRVLKPGKDLQADLKRLSGRYAQLGSEECAIVEFEEVEAAVAANEAAGGGEEGGAGPLGMKVILIGTKPPKKKVPKDRPREEGGGGLRKSRSLNSRVRELQYHGEDSAASSSETESNPTSPRLARKSRSCNKLSPTTAATISFQNNHLSPAVSPRNSPWSSPRASPGPQRKAGQSPLVSEGRLSPEAGRRWADYSSDSSLTPSGSPWVQRRRQVASQESSPVGSPMLGRKMQNADGLPPGVTRLPRGPDGTRGFHLEGQGERGRSVTTQT; encoded by the exons ATGCAGGCTCTAGTGAACGCGTTCCTCCGCTGCCTCTCGCTGCTCTTGCCCCCTCCCTGGTTGGGTGTCAGCCTCTGCTTCTGGGCTGCGAATGGACGCGAGGAGACGCAGTGGCCCAATCCCAGAGCTCGTCTCAAAAGCAGAAAGCCTCTTACATATGAGGAAGTACAGCGCGGAGCCTCCATCCCCCCGATCACAACACTTCCTCCAGCCCGCGTCTCGCCAGCTGCGTCCAGCCCCTCCGCGCCTCACGGGTCTCCGCGGGGTCACATCGGGGGTCTCTGGCAAGCTGTGGAGCGCGTCCTCGGAGCTCCATTCGCCTTTCACCATCGCTGGGGTAGAACGCGTCGAGATTTCTGCGCCCCGCTTCCCGTCGCAGCCTTCGATccgagcgagagcaagagcttCCAGGGCAGCGCTGTCATCACCGAGACGCCGACCGGGACCGCTGACGGCTACTTCACGTTTTCCGGTACTATGAGCGTCGCCACGGAGTTCCCTCACCAGTACCCGACCCCCACAGACCGTGTGTCCGAcgcggtggtggtggaccgCGGGGGGATCGATGAGGTCATCACCGTGGACAAGCAGCACCTGCAGGAGATGGGCACGGTGACCATCACGGTGGCGATCCAAGCCGCGGACGACGAGGAGCCCGAAGAGGTTACGTCAAACCACCTCGAGTTCCTCGGAGGAAGCTGTAGCGAAGACGATCTCGGAAGACACGACAAATCAAG cGGGGCGGGCACGAGCGgcggggagctggaggaggacagCTGGCAGCCCCCGGACCAGGAGCTGATCCAGAAGCTGGTGGCCCAGATAGAGCACTACCTGTCGGACGACAACCTGGAGCACGACGCCTTCCTGCTCAAACACATCCGGCGCAACAAGATGGGCTTCGTCAGCGTCAAGCTGCTCACGTCCTTCAAGAAG gtgaAGCACCTGACCCGTGACTGGCGGACCACGGCCTACGCGCTGAGGCACTCGACGGCGCTGGAGCTCAACGACGAGGGCCGCAAGGTGCGGCGCCACTCGGTGGTGCCGGTGTTCGCCAGCGAGTCGCTGCCCAGCCGCATGCTGCTGCTCAGCGACCTGCAGAGCTGGCCCGAGCTGGCCGCCCTGAAGggggacggcggcggcggcggcgtgggggGGGCGCCCgtgcagcaggagcagctgatGAAGCTGCTGCTGAAGGCCTTCGGGGCGTACGGGGCCATCGCCTCGGTCCGCGTGCTGAAGCCCGGGAAGGACCTGCAGGCGGACCTGAAGCGGCTAAGCGGGCGCTACGCCCAGCTGGGCAGTGAGGAGTGCGCCATCGTGGAGttcgaggaggtggaggcggcggtggcggccaACGAGGCggccggcggcggcgaggaAGGCGGTGCCGGCCCCCTGGGGATGAAGGTGATCCTGATCGGGACCAAGCCGCCCAAGAAGAAGGTGCCCAAGGACCGGCCCCGCGAGGAGGGCGGTGGCGGGCTGCGCAAGAGCCGCTCGCTGAACAGCCGGGTGCGGGAGCTGCAGTACCACGGCGAGGACTCGGCCGCCAGCTCCTCGGAGACGGAGAGCAACCCCACCTCGCCGCGGCTGGCCCGCAAGTCCCGCTCCTGCAACAAGCTCAgccccaccaccgccgccaccatcAGCTTCCAGAACAACCACCTCAGCCCGGCCGTCTCCCCCAGGAACAGCCCCTGGTCCAGCCCCCGCGCCAGCCCCGGCCCCCAGCGCAAGGCCGGCCAGTCCCCGCTGGTCAGCGAGGGCCGGCTCAGCCCCGAGGCCGGGCGCCGCTGGGCCGACTACTCGTCCGACAGCAGCCTGACGCCGTCTGGTAGCCCCTGGGTGCAGCGCCGCCGGCAGGTGGCGTCCCAGGAGAGCAGCCCAGTGGGCAGCCCCATGCTGGGCCGCAAGATGCAGAACGCGGACGGCCTGCCCCCGGGGGTGACCCGGCTGCCCCGCGGCCCCGACGGAACCCGGGGCTTCCACCTCGAAGGGCAAGGCGAGCGGGGCAGGAGCGTCACCACGCAGACCTAG
- the tm2d3 gene encoding TM2 domain-containing protein 3, producing MCAACQFWRPDRGRCLRSHGIILLLLTDVFLQCVGGYLSSPHVGHEPPPSPHGAQHGPVISNPVIPAAVSALPRDEEGSTAECPSAGQCSRLPSSCVCCHYHHNCTYGQPTAFTCKPKRGVHCLAESGQQQANFSLWVPCQFCWQLEPSQYTCSNSTDCMTVACPRRRYNATCEVHDHVHCLGRRVFNKRLFCNWTGGYKWSTALALSITLGGFGADRFYLGQWREGLGKLFSFGGLGIWTLIDVLLIGVGYVGPADGSLYI from the exons atgtgcgCCGCCTGTCAATTCTGGAGACCGGACCGAGGGCGATGCCTGAGGTCCCACGGCATCATTCTGCTCCTGTTGACGGACGTCTTCCTGCAATGCGTCGGCG GGTATCTGAGCTCTCCTCATGTCGGCCAtgaacccccaccctccccccatgGAGCCCAGCACGGACCTGTCATCAGCAACCCGGTCATCCCTGCTGCCGTATCCG CTCTGCCCAGGGACGAGGAGGGCTCCACGGCCGAGTGCCCCAGCGCAGGCCAGTGCAGCCGGCTCCCGTCCAGCTGTGTCTGCTGCCACTACCACCACAATTGCACCTACGGCCAGCCCACGGCCTTCACCTGCAAGCCCAAGAGGGGCGTGCACTGCCTG GCCGAGTCAGGGCAGCAGCAGGCCAACTTCTCTCTGTGGGTGCCCTGTCAGTTCTGCTGGCAGCTGGAGCCCTCCCAGTACACCTGCTCCAACTCCACCGACTGCATGACCGTGGCCTGCCCACGGCGCCGCTACAACGCCACCTGTGAGGTGCACGACCACGTGCACTGTTTAG GCAGAAGAGTCTTCAATAAACGGTTGTTCTGTAACTGGACCGGAGGTTACAAATGGTCCACGGCTTTGGCTCTTAG caTCACTCTGGGCGGGTTCGGGGCGGACCGCTTCTACCTGGGTCAGTGGAGGGAGGGGCTGGGGAAGCTGTTCAGCTTCGGGGGTCTGGGCATCTGGACCCTGATCGACGTGCTGCTGATAGGGGTGGGCTACGTGGGGCCCGCCGACGGCTCCCTCTACATCTAG